The nucleotide sequence TCCCGCGTTCTTTTCCGTGCGAGCATTCGGGATCACCGCCGATCGCGCGGGCACGATGGCTAGGTAGCTTGCGATCGGCACATGAAGCCGGCCTGTCACGCTACGAACGTGAACATTACGACGAAAACGATGACTCAGGCAAATTCTCCAAGGAGTTGCCTGCGCCAGGTCGGTATAGACTTCGACGGGTTCAGGTTTGACGACATGATGACACGTTGAAACGTCCCTCGCGCGAAAAACCGCTTCCGCGAGGATTCGCGAAGCGTCTCATACCGTCTGTTCGTTCGAAGCACGCGGCGGCGTCCTGAATACAATTCTGACGGTGCGCGCTTACGCCCCGCGCACCAGCCAAGGAACCCTGTTCGCGCACAACGCTAGAAAACCTCGAAAAGCGCCTCTGACCGCGCTCGTCGAAGCAATCATCGCCCCCTCACCCGGAACCCGGCATGAGCCAGAATCGTTATTGATATCCGTTCCAGCGGTGAATAACATTATGGGCGGCGATTGGGGAAACGCCGCCCGGAGAAATGTTATTCCATACTGTCGAGCTCAGGGAGTGGCGATGAGATCTTTCTTGCCTCTTAACTTCGGCCTCGAAGCCATATCCAAAATTGCTGCCGGCAGAACCTGGGGAGCCCCAAAGCCCGGCACACGCGTTCGGACGTTTCAAGTCTATCGCTTCGACCCTGACGGCGCAGGTGGCCCGCGTCTCGACACCTATTATATCGATCGTGACGATTGCGGTTCGATGGTTCTCGACGCTCTCATCAAGATCAAGAATGAGATTGATCCCACACTGACATTTCGCCGATCGTGCCGCGAAGGCGTTTGCGGTTCCTGCGCGATGAGCATTGACGGGAGGAACTGGCTCGCGTGCACGCAGCCAATCGACGACATCCCGGGCATAATACGGATCTTTCCGCTAAACCATCTGCCGGTGATCAAGGATCTAGTCGTCGACCAAAGTTACCTGCTCGCGCAGCACCAACTGATCGAGCCATGGCTCGAGACTAAAACACCGGAGCCGGAGCAAGAGCGCTTGCAGAGCCCAGAGGACCGTGCCGAACTCGACGGCTATTACGAGTGCATCCTTTGTTTCTGCTGCACCGGCGGCTGTCCCAGCTATTGGTGGAACGGAGATCGGTATTTGGGGCCGGCGGTATTGCTCCATGCCTATCGCTGGCTGATCGACAGCCGGGATGAAGCGACGGGGGAGCGGCTTGACAGGCTCGAAGACCCTTTCCGACTCTATCGCTGCCATACGATTATGAACTGCACCAAAACATGTCCAAAGGGGCTTCAGCCAGCCAAAGCGATCGCCAAGATCAAGGCGATGCTTGTCCAACGCCGACATTGAGTGAAACGACATGGCTGCGGAAGCGTATCGCACTGGCGAGGCGGTCTGCAGCGCGCAATGACTCACAACCAGCGTAAGGTGTTTCACATGACCGACAGTCCCGAACGTATCAGGAAGCGACCGAGGTCACCGGATCTGCAGGTTTATCGACCCACGCTGTCGATGACGATGTCCATTTTCCATCGCATCACCGGAGCGACGCTTTATTTCGGCGCTGCCCTGTTCGTCTGGTGGCTCGCCGCCACCGCCGTCAGTCCGAGCGCTTACGTTTTGCAGCAACGATTCATGAGTTCGGTTCCCGGCCTCATTTTTCTGTTTGGCTTCACGTGGGCGATCTTGCACCATGCGCTCGGTGGCATGCGCCACATTATCTGGGACATGGGTTGGGCGCACAGCTATCCCTGGCGAGAATATCTCTCGCTGGCCACGATCCTGGGATCCTTGTCTGGGACTGTTGTTCTCTGGGTTATCGGATATCTGATGTGAAAGATTGGACGATGTTAAACCTGCGAACCTCACTTGCTCGAGCGCGTGGACTGGGTTCGGCCAGGAGCGGGACCGTCGATTTCTGGCGCCAGCGCGTCACTTCGTTGCTTGGCCTCCCGTTGACCATTGCCGCTGTTCTGATCGTCCTTTCGAGCGTTGGAATTGATCGCGACGCAGCGTTAGCGCGCCTTGGCCACCCGGCGGTCGCGACATTACTTCTCCTAACAATCCTGAACTTCTGCATTCACATGCGGATCGGCATGCAGGTCATCATCGAAGATTACGTGCACAAACCCACAGCGAAAGCCTTGCTTCTCATGGCGAATACCGGATTCACATTCACGATGGGCATCGCCGGCGCATTGGCTCTGGTGAAAATCGCTACCGCCAGCTAACCAACCATTTCCATGGCAGGCTCAGATGCAGAAATGCAGCCCCTAAGCGGCCGAAATGAAACACACCTAATGTAGCGATCAACTTCGCTCTTGGTCGAAAAAGGGCCGCCATTCGGATGATGCTCCATCTCCTGGTGGGGAACCTCCATTCAAGCGTAGGTTAAACTGTAACCGGCGCGACCGACCCACCTCGTAATTTGTCGTGGATGAGCGACACTCCCGCGCGAGATCAAAAACTCAACGGAGTGCTCGGATGGCTAATGCCATGGTTGATGCCATGCATGATGACAGGACTTATCGTCGGGTCGAGGTGATCACCGGACACCGCCGCCGACGGGATTGGACGCCGGAGGAAAAGGACCGGATCGTTGGGGAAAGCCTGCGACCCAAGGCGAATATTTCGGAGGTCGCGCGACGCAATGGCGTGAGTCGCGGCCTGCTAAACATCTGGCGACGACAGGCGCGAGCGTTGGCCGCCTCGCCCTCGACGAAACGCGAGCTGTTCGCCACGGTGCTCGTGGAAAGCGACGCGACGCATCGCGAAAAGAGCGCCGCTTCCGTCTCGAGGCCGGCGACTTCGGGCGCGATCAAAATCGAAATTGGCGGCGCGACGATCCGGGTTCCCAAGGGCGTTGACCGCGCCACGCTTGATGCGGTGATATCGGCGTTGCGTACGGCGCGATGATTTCGTTCGCCTCGGAGACGCGCGTGTTCGTGTCCACGCAGCCAATCGATTTCAGGCGAGGCGTGCATGGCCTCGTCGCCTTGGTCGCGGAGGGTTTGGGCAATCCGTATTGCGGCGATATTTTCGTGTTTCGCTCGAAGCGCCGCGATCGATTGAAGATTTTGATGTTCGACGGCACGGGCATGATTCTGGCGACGAAGTGGCTCGAGGAAGGGCATTTCGCCTGGCCTCCCGTCAAGGATGGCGTCATGCGCGTCAGCGCGACGCAGTTGGCCATGCTTGTCGAGGGGCTTTCGGAATGGTCGCGGGTGGTTCCAAAGGTCGTGAAGCGCCCGACAATTGTTGCGTGAAACGCCTTATTTTACTGGCATTTTAGAGTATTTTGCGCTAGCTTGAGCTTATGGCGCTGCGCCCTGAAAACCTTCCCTCTGACCCCGCCTTACTGGCCGAACTGGCGCTCGGGCTCGACGCGGAAAACGAGTCTTTGCGCGCGATGGTCGCCAATTTGAAAGGGCTTATTTTTGGTGCGCGGTCGGAGCGGTTGTCCGTCATCCTCGCCGAACAACTTCCCCTCGATCTGGAAGATGCTGCCAGCATTGCGCCGCCGCCCGCCAACGACGACGCGGCATCGACGAACGAGCGCGCGCGGCGTCCACGCGCAAAATCAAAACGAAACATCGGAGCCTTGCCCGCGAACCTGCCGCGCCACGAGGTGACGATCGAACCGGACACGACCGTCTGTCCCTGTTGCGCGGGCAAGCTGCATCGCATCGGCGAGGAGGCGAGCGAGGCGCTCGATCGGGTTCCAGCGGTGGTGCGGGTTCTGCGCACGATCCGTCCCAAATACGCCTGCCGGAATTGCGAGGAAAAGGTCGTTCAGGCGAAAGCCCCCGCGCGATTGATCGAGGGCGGCATGGTGACGACAGCGCTCGTCTGCCACATCGCCGTCGCCAAATACGGATGGCAATCGACGCTCTACCGGCAAATGCAAATCCTTGCCGGGCTCGGCGTTGATCTCGATCGCTCGACGCTGGCGCGCTGGATGAAGCAATTGGCGTGGATGCTGAAGGGTCTCTATCTCCTGCAACTCGCCCACATGCACACCTATCCCCGGCTGTTCTGCGACGAGACGCCCATGCCAGTCATCGAACCCGGGCGCAAACAAACGAAAACCTGCCAGTTCTGGGCCCATGCGACGGACGATCGCGCCTGGAAGGGGCCCGCGCCGCCTGCGGTCGTCTATGTGTTCGCGGAAGGACGCGGCAAGAAGGAGATCGCCGAACAGCTCCGCGGCTTCTCGGGCGTGCTGCAAGTCGACGGCTACGCCGCCTACAAGTCGTTGGCCGGCGGCAAGGGAAAGGCGACGAACGGCAAAATCCGCCTGGCGTTTTGTGTCGCGCACGCGCGGCGCAAGTTTGTCGCCATCCACAAATCGACGCAATCGCCGTTCGCGCGGGAGGTGATCGAGCGGCTGGCCGAGGTCTACGCCATCGAGAAGCGCGTTCGGGGAACCAGCGCCGACAATCGCCGCGCCGTGCGACAAGCTGAAACGAAGCCGATCATGGAAGCGTTGCACGCGCGGCTCGTCGCGGTGAAGGACGGCATATCGAGAATCTCTCCGTTACGCGAAACAATCGATTACACGCTTGGCCACTGGGCGGGCCTCACGCTTTTCCTTGAAGACGGGCGATTGGAGCCAGACTCCAACATTGTCGAGCGTTCGATCCGTCCGATTGCAATCGGAAAAAAGAATAGTCTGTTCTGCGGAGACGCGGGCGGCGGCGAGACATGGGCAATCATATCGTCGCTACTTAACACGGCAAAATTAAACGACGTCGATCCCGAGACATGGCTGACGGATGTCGTCGAACGCATTGTCTCCGGCGTCACGAAGAGCAACCAGCTTCATGAACTCTTCGCATGGAACTGGAAAGCCGCGCGCGAAGCCGAGGTTCAAAAAGCCGCCGCATGAGTGGTGCATCTGTCGCACCGGTTACGTTAAACTCAGTTGATAAACTTCAGTTCCTTGGTCCGCGGGGTCCAGATTCTCTTTTCTTTGGGGTCCACACGTTGGTTCACAGGCGACCGCCTGCTCTTCCCGCGATTCGATGGCCGCCGGCGCAAGAACCCTTGTGAAAAAACATTAGCCACTTATCCTGATCCGAAGCCCACCTTGGCAATTGCTCCGTCAGTCACGCACATGGGCGCCTACCGGTGATATTGAGGCGGCGACGCTAGAAAGGCGAAATCAATCGGCGAGGTTTTGGATGCGCCCCCAGGTGCTCTTCGTCCCCCATATTCCGGAGCGTAGCGCCTCGAGCTGCACGATCTGGCTGTGGTCGACGAAGAGATTGACCTCGTTGCCGTAATTCTTGACATACCACTCGAACACCGGGGGATCGGCGGCTTCGAACATCACCTTATCGAGCCCAAGCTTGTCGATGATGGCGGCTGCGACGTCGGTGCGCCAGCTATTCACGCTCTCCGTGATCCCTTCGCTCTCGATCATGATGATGTCCGCGCCGGCGTCGAGAACGCGTTCGCCTTGCGCGATCAACCAGCCGACATCCTTGGTTCCTTCGGCTTCGAGCTCCTTGGCCGCGGTGGCGCCGCCGGAGCCAAACTGAATCCCCAATTCGGGCTTGGCCTTCAGCCCGGCCTTTTTCACCATCTTCACGAGGCGCAGCATGCTGTCGGTCGGCAGACTGATAAAACCTGCGGAAATTTCGACGACGTCGAAGCCAAGCGTCTTGACCTCTTCAATGTAGTGGGTGACGGCTTCCGGGCCGAAACGCAGGACATTCTCGATCCAGCCGCCGGTCGAGACATAAACGTCGTGATCGTGCGCCACCTTGTTGATCGCCATCACCGCCTGCGGCGGCATGAGGGCGAATGATCCCCCCGCGTATTTGACGCCGTCCACCCAGGCGCCGACGGTTTCCAGTACATCCGCGAGGTGCCGAGGGCCATAGGCGCTGTAATAGGGGCCACGAATCTCGGTAAGCCCGGTCTTGCGCGGTTTCATGGACCGTGCCGCCCGGGGAATGAAGGAAAACGTAGTCTCGCTCATGGTTCCTCTCCCTTTGCAGAAAACGAGGCTCACGCAGCCGTCTCATATGCGCCAAGGCCCCCGAGCAACGCCGCGAGATCAACAACAGGACGCTCATGAAGATTCGCGATCACATCAGCCATGGCGGCACGTTCGTCCGCCGTGGTGAACGCGCGGGTCACAGAATCGAACTTCGCGCGCGCCGCCGTCCAGTCGAACGGATTGGTGTGGAAGCCATGGTAGTCCTCGCGCGACGCCCTCAGGATTTCCCCGTCATCGAGCTCCACTTCGAGCCTGGCTGGAAGCCGCTGCGGAAAAAGCGCCGACAGGGCGGCGACGGGAACAACCGTCACCTTGCGCAAGAGGTCCTGCACGTCCGCCGCTTGGATGCGTTCTTGCGCATATTGCTCGGGCTGCACCCTCCCGTCGATGAGCGCGGCAGCGAGCATATAGGGCAGACTGTGATCAGCCTCCTCCTTGGTTCGGACGATGCGCTTGTCGCCCTCCTCGCCACCGCCGATGATTTGATGCGCGACCGCGAAGGTTTCAAGCCGCACCGCGCGCACCGCCCCAGCGCGAAAGTTCGGGCGGGCGCGGATGTCGAGCGCCGCGTCGATCGCCGACTGCGAGTGAATCTCGGCGTTATGCTTCTTCAAGATCGTAAGTTTGACGCGCTCCAAATCTTCCTTCAACCAGTCGATCTCAAAGGGCCCGCTGATCGTCTCCATGAAACCCTTGTTCCCCTCGAACACCGCTTCCGGTCCGGTGATTCCATGCGCGGCCAAGAGCGCCGCGTGGGTCGCCGCCATAGCCATGTTCGGATAGGCGAGCCCCTTCCATTGCGAGAGCGCGCCGGTGCGAGTGACGCGCAACGCATTGTTGGCGGTCCCACTGATGGCGATGGCGTTAGCGATCTGTTCGCGCGGCAAACGCAACGCTTTGGCGACGCCCGCCGCCGCCGCATAGGCGCCTTGCGTCGTATGGTCGAATCCCCTGTCGCGCACGGGAGCCACGTCGCTTAAGCGCGTTTGGACCTGATAGGCGACGGCGAGCGCCGTCAGGAATTCGGCGCCGCTCGCGCGTTTCATCTCGGCCGCCGCCAGCACCGCGCCGAGATTGTCGGAAGGGTGACAGGTTTCGCCATGAGCGAGGTAGCTGTCCATGAAATCGAGATAGCGGCTAAGCGCGCCATTATAGAAGGCCGCCCGATCGGGCGCTGTCTTGCCGCCGCCGATGAGCGTCGAAAGTGACTGGCCGCCGAGCTCTGTGGTTAATGTGCGGATCGCGACGATCGGGGCGGAGCGGAGTGCGCCGATAGCCACGCCGATCGTGTCGAGCACGCGGATCTTTAGCTGTTCGGCCGCCGCCGCGCTCAAATCGCCAAAACGCGCCCGTTCGACGAACATTGCGAGCTCCTGGACCTCGGTCATGTCGAGGGGCTCTGTCTGAATCGACATTCCCCAGGCGAGCGCCGCGCCATATCCAATCTTTTCTCCATCGGATTCTCTCCACGCCACAGAGTCGTCGCTCTTGTAAATGGATGGATCGGTCTTCATGTGCCCGGCTCATCCTGCGCCGAAACGCACGGATCTTCTCGCGGTCACGATGCAACTCCCCCCTGCGTTCCGCTTGCATACCTCACAATCGAATACCCGACGCTGGCGCAGACCATGCGCCGGACCTCGTTCCGCGATCAGGCGCAGGATGTCTCCCAACAGATTTATAGGGCGGCCCGTCCCTTCGACCAGCCGCGCTGTTGTCGCCGGCGAATTGGAGAGTGGGGGAAGAGCAAATGCAGATTACGATTCTGGAGGGCGTTGTCACGTTGTCGAATGATAGGCGCGAAGGATCTCGTTGGCGACGATGCTCACGCAGCAGCGGCGGCCGCGCGCCACGTGTCTGTGGCCGAGGCTCGAAAAGCCCGGTGTGTTCGTGCTGAAATGAAATGGCGTTGGACGTTGAACGTGTTGTAGGCGGCGGCATGCGTTGAGAGAAATCTTTGCGCGGATCCCACACTCTTGAACCCCTGCATTTTCCTTTCTCTTCGTCGGGTTGGCTGATGCGAATTCTCCGCCCGATTGTTGCGCCATCGCCCGCGCTCGTGGCGATCCGCGATCCCGAGTTCACGAGCTGCGGCGCTATAAGACCGCAGGTCATCGGTGACGATTTTGTCGGGCATCAAGCCATTCTTCTTCAGCAGCTTGCGCATCAATTTCAGCGCAGCGGCCTTATTCCGCTTGGTCTGAACCAAAACATCCAGAACCTCTCCTTCGCTATCGACGGCGCGCCAGAGATAAACCAAGCGTCCATCGATCTTGAGATAGACCTCATCCAAATGCCAAGTGCTATGGGGCCTTGGTCGACGTTTGCGCAGACTGGCAGCGATCTTCGGTCCAAAGTGGTTGACCCAACGACGCACGGTCTCATAGGACACGATGATCCCGCGTTCAGCCAACAGATCCTCCACGTCTCGGAAGCTCAAAGTGAACCTGACATACAGCCAGATCGCCTGTTGAATGATCACGGGCGGAAACCGGTAGCCGCTGTAATTTAGCTTTGCCATGGCCAACGGCTACCGAAATGAGCGAGAGACAGCAAGCCCCGACAACGTGACAAAGCCGGTTCAACTGTTCCAAGCGCGCGTCTTCGTTTTCCTGGTTGCGGATATATTCCCGGATCACTTCCTCGTCGCGCCCCACGGTCGAAACGAAATATCCTCTGGCCCAAAAGTGCTGCCCAACGAAACTTCGTTTTCTCTCGCCATACACCCGCGCCATATGGATGGCGCTTTTGCCCTTGATGTATCCTACCACCTGAGAGTCTGTCCGTGAACTTTATGATGGATTACAGAGTTTTCTGAGCATGAGGCGGATGGAGGCGAGGTGAAGAAACGCCAGCGCCTTTCGATTGAGGTTTTCGAAATCCTTG is from Methylosinus trichosporium OB3b and encodes:
- a CDS encoding succinate dehydrogenase iron-sulfur subunit encodes the protein MRSFLPLNFGLEAISKIAAGRTWGAPKPGTRVRTFQVYRFDPDGAGGPRLDTYYIDRDDCGSMVLDALIKIKNEIDPTLTFRRSCREGVCGSCAMSIDGRNWLACTQPIDDIPGIIRIFPLNHLPVIKDLVVDQSYLLAQHQLIEPWLETKTPEPEQERLQSPEDRAELDGYYECILCFCCTGGCPSYWWNGDRYLGPAVLLHAYRWLIDSRDEATGERLDRLEDPFRLYRCHTIMNCTKTCPKGLQPAKAIAKIKAMLVQRRH
- the sdhC gene encoding succinate dehydrogenase, cytochrome b556 subunit, whose translation is MTDSPERIRKRPRSPDLQVYRPTLSMTMSIFHRITGATLYFGAALFVWWLAATAVSPSAYVLQQRFMSSVPGLIFLFGFTWAILHHALGGMRHIIWDMGWAHSYPWREYLSLATILGSLSGTVVLWVIGYLM
- the sdhD gene encoding succinate dehydrogenase, hydrophobic membrane anchor protein yields the protein MKDWTMLNLRTSLARARGLGSARSGTVDFWRQRVTSLLGLPLTIAAVLIVLSSVGIDRDAALARLGHPAVATLLLLTILNFCIHMRIGMQVIIEDYVHKPTAKALLLMANTGFTFTMGIAGALALVKIATAS
- the tnpA gene encoding IS66-like element accessory protein TnpA; amino-acid sequence: MANAMVDAMHDDRTYRRVEVITGHRRRRDWTPEEKDRIVGESLRPKANISEVARRNGVSRGLLNIWRRQARALAASPSTKRELFATVLVESDATHREKSAASVSRPATSGAIKIEIGGATIRVPKGVDRATLDAVISALRTAR
- the tnpB gene encoding IS66 family insertion sequence element accessory protein TnpB (TnpB, as the term is used for proteins encoded by IS66 family insertion elements, is considered an accessory protein, since TnpC, encoded by a neighboring gene, is a DDE family transposase.) translates to MISFASETRVFVSTQPIDFRRGVHGLVALVAEGLGNPYCGDIFVFRSKRRDRLKILMFDGTGMILATKWLEEGHFAWPPVKDGVMRVSATQLAMLVEGLSEWSRVVPKVVKRPTIVA
- the tnpC gene encoding IS66 family transposase, with the protein product MALRPENLPSDPALLAELALGLDAENESLRAMVANLKGLIFGARSERLSVILAEQLPLDLEDAASIAPPPANDDAASTNERARRPRAKSKRNIGALPANLPRHEVTIEPDTTVCPCCAGKLHRIGEEASEALDRVPAVVRVLRTIRPKYACRNCEEKVVQAKAPARLIEGGMVTTALVCHIAVAKYGWQSTLYRQMQILAGLGVDLDRSTLARWMKQLAWMLKGLYLLQLAHMHTYPRLFCDETPMPVIEPGRKQTKTCQFWAHATDDRAWKGPAPPAVVYVFAEGRGKKEIAEQLRGFSGVLQVDGYAAYKSLAGGKGKATNGKIRLAFCVAHARRKFVAIHKSTQSPFAREVIERLAEVYAIEKRVRGTSADNRRAVRQAETKPIMEALHARLVAVKDGISRISPLRETIDYTLGHWAGLTLFLEDGRLEPDSNIVERSIRPIAIGKKNSLFCGDAGGGETWAIISSLLNTAKLNDVDPETWLTDVVERIVSGVTKSNQLHELFAWNWKAAREAEVQKAAA
- a CDS encoding phosphosulfolactate synthase, encoding MSETTFSFIPRAARSMKPRKTGLTEIRGPYYSAYGPRHLADVLETVGAWVDGVKYAGGSFALMPPQAVMAINKVAHDHDVYVSTGGWIENVLRFGPEAVTHYIEEVKTLGFDVVEISAGFISLPTDSMLRLVKMVKKAGLKAKPELGIQFGSGGATAAKELEAEGTKDVGWLIAQGERVLDAGADIIMIESEGITESVNSWRTDVAAAIIDKLGLDKVMFEAADPPVFEWYVKNYGNEVNLFVDHSQIVQLEALRSGIWGTKSTWGRIQNLAD
- a CDS encoding MmgE/PrpD family protein, which gives rise to MTEVQELAMFVERARFGDLSAAAAEQLKIRVLDTIGVAIGALRSAPIVAIRTLTTELGGQSLSTLIGGGKTAPDRAAFYNGALSRYLDFMDSYLAHGETCHPSDNLGAVLAAAEMKRASGAEFLTALAVAYQVQTRLSDVAPVRDRGFDHTTQGAYAAAAGVAKALRLPREQIANAIAISGTANNALRVTRTGALSQWKGLAYPNMAMAATHAALLAAHGITGPEAVFEGNKGFMETISGPFEIDWLKEDLERVKLTILKKHNAEIHSQSAIDAALDIRARPNFRAGAVRAVRLETFAVAHQIIGGGEEGDKRIVRTKEEADHSLPYMLAAALIDGRVQPEQYAQERIQAADVQDLLRKVTVVPVAALSALFPQRLPARLEVELDDGEILRASREDYHGFHTNPFDWTAARAKFDSVTRAFTTADERAAMADVIANLHERPVVDLAALLGGLGAYETAA
- a CDS encoding IS6 family transposase translates to MAKLNYSGYRFPPVIIQQAIWLYVRFTLSFRDVEDLLAERGIIVSYETVRRWVNHFGPKIAASLRKRRPRPHSTWHLDEVYLKIDGRLVYLWRAVDSEGEVLDVLVQTKRNKAAALKLMRKLLKKNGLMPDKIVTDDLRSYSAAARELGIADRHERGRWRNNRAENSHQPTRRRERKMQGFKSVGSAQRFLSTHAAAYNTFNVQRHFISARTHRAFRASATDTWRAAAAAA